A window of Streptomyces sp. DG1A-41 contains these coding sequences:
- a CDS encoding ATP-dependent 6-phosphofructokinase yields the protein MRIGVLTAGGDCPGLNAVIRSVVHRAVDNYGDEVIGFEDGYSGLLDGRYRTLDLNAVSGILARGGTILGSSRLERDRLREACENASDMIHEFGIDALIPIGGEGTLTAARMLSDAGLPVVGVPKTIDNDISSTDRTFGFDTAVGVATEAMDRLKTTAESHQRVMVVEVMGRHAGWIALESGMAAGAHGICLPERPFDPADLVKMVEERFARGKKFAVVCVAEGAHPADGTMDYGKGAIDKFGHERFQGIGTALAHELERRLGKEAKPVILGHVQRGGSPTAYDRVLATRFGWHAVEAAHQGEFGRMTALRGTDIVMVPLAEAVTELKTVPKDRMDEAESVF from the coding sequence ATGCGTATCGGAGTTCTCACCGCAGGCGGCGACTGCCCCGGCCTGAACGCCGTGATCCGGTCGGTCGTGCACCGGGCGGTCGACAACTACGGCGACGAGGTCATCGGCTTCGAGGACGGTTACTCGGGGCTGCTGGACGGCCGCTACCGCACGCTCGACCTGAACGCGGTCAGCGGCATCCTCGCCCGTGGCGGCACGATCCTGGGGTCGTCCCGGCTGGAGCGCGACCGTCTGCGCGAGGCCTGCGAGAACGCCTCCGACATGATCCACGAGTTCGGCATCGACGCGCTGATCCCGATCGGCGGCGAGGGCACGCTGACGGCGGCCCGCATGCTGTCCGACGCGGGTCTGCCGGTCGTCGGCGTCCCGAAGACGATCGACAACGACATCTCGTCGACCGACCGCACCTTCGGCTTCGACACGGCGGTCGGCGTCGCCACCGAGGCGATGGACCGTCTGAAGACCACCGCCGAGTCCCACCAGCGGGTGATGGTGGTGGAGGTGATGGGGCGCCACGCCGGCTGGATCGCGCTGGAGTCCGGCATGGCGGCCGGCGCGCACGGGATCTGTCTGCCGGAGCGGCCGTTCGACCCGGCCGATCTCGTGAAGATGGTCGAGGAGCGCTTCGCCCGGGGGAAGAAGTTCGCGGTCGTCTGCGTCGCCGAGGGCGCGCACCCCGCCGACGGCACCATGGACTACGGCAAGGGCGCGATCGACAAGTTCGGCCACGAGCGGTTCCAGGGCATCGGCACGGCACTCGCCCATGAGCTGGAGCGACGGCTCGGCAAGGAAGCCAAGCCGGTCATTCTCGGCCACGTCCAGCGCGGCGGCTCACCGACCGCGTACGACCGGGTCCTCGCCACGCGGTTCGGCTGGCACGCGGTGGAGGCCGCGCACCAGGGGGAGTTCGGCAGGATGACCGCGCTGCGCGGGACGGACATCGTGATGGTGCCGCTCGCGGAGGCCGTGACCGAGCTGAAGACCGTGCCGAAGGACCGTATGGACGAGGCCGAGTCGGTCTTCTAG
- the pta gene encoding phosphate acetyltransferase has product MTRSVYVTGIDRGDGRQVVELGVMELLTRQVDRVGVFRPLVHDGPDRLFELLRARYRLTQDPATVYGMDYHEASALQAEAGTDELVSTLVDRFHLVARDYDVVLVLGTDYAGTQLPDELSLNARLANEFGASVIPVVGGRKQTVEAVLAETRNAYRAYDTLGCDVLAMVTNRVAREDRDEIAGQLDSRLRVPCYVLPDEPALSAPTVSQIGHTLGAKVVLGDDSGLARDVLGFVFGGAMLPNFLGALTPGCLVVTPGDRADLVVGALAAHSAGTPPIAGVLLTLDEVPGDDILTLADRLAPGTPVLSVAGTSFPTAEQLFSLEGKLNAATPRKAERALGLFERYADTAGLARRVSAPSSDRVTPMMFEHKLLEQARSDLRRVVLPEGTEERVLHAAEVLLRRGVCELTLLGPVELIRKKAADLGIDLGESQLIDPATSDLRDAFAEKYAALRAHRGVTVELAYDVVSDVNYFGTLMVQEGLADGMVSGSVHSTAATIRPAFEIIKTKPDADIVSSVFFMCLADKVLVYGDCAVNPDPNAEQLADIAIQSASTAGQFGVEPRIAMLSYSTGTSGSGADVDKVREATEIVRARRPDLKIEGPIQYDAAVEPSVAATKLPGSEVAGQASVLIFPDLNTGNNTYKAVQRSAGAIAVGPVLQGLRKPVNDLSRGALVQDIVNTVAITAIQAQSPAPSPSEKATAQ; this is encoded by the coding sequence GTGACCCGCAGCGTGTACGTGACCGGCATCGACCGCGGCGACGGCCGCCAGGTCGTCGAACTGGGGGTCATGGAGCTCCTCACCCGGCAGGTCGACCGGGTGGGCGTCTTCCGTCCCCTCGTCCATGACGGCCCCGACCGCCTCTTCGAGCTGCTGCGCGCCCGCTACCGGCTCACCCAGGACCCGGCGACCGTCTACGGCATGGACTACCACGAGGCGTCCGCCCTCCAGGCCGAGGCCGGCACCGACGAGCTGGTGTCCACGCTCGTCGACCGCTTCCACCTGGTCGCCCGCGACTACGACGTGGTCCTGGTCCTCGGCACCGACTACGCCGGCACCCAGCTCCCGGACGAGCTGTCGCTCAACGCCCGGCTGGCGAACGAGTTCGGCGCGTCCGTGATCCCGGTCGTGGGCGGCCGCAAGCAGACCGTCGAGGCGGTGCTCGCCGAGACGCGCAACGCCTACCGCGCCTACGACACGCTGGGCTGCGACGTCCTGGCCATGGTCACCAACCGGGTGGCCCGCGAGGACCGCGACGAGATCGCCGGCCAGCTCGACTCCCGGCTCCGCGTGCCCTGTTACGTCCTGCCCGACGAGCCCGCGCTGTCCGCCCCGACCGTCTCGCAGATCGGCCACACCCTCGGCGCCAAGGTGGTGCTGGGCGACGACTCGGGGCTGGCCCGGGACGTGCTCGGCTTCGTCTTCGGCGGCGCGATGCTGCCGAACTTCCTGGGCGCCCTGACCCCGGGCTGCCTCGTCGTCACCCCGGGCGACCGGGCCGACCTGGTCGTCGGCGCGCTCGCCGCGCACAGCGCCGGCACCCCGCCGATAGCGGGCGTGCTGCTCACCCTGGACGAGGTGCCCGGTGACGACATCCTCACGCTCGCCGACCGGCTCGCGCCCGGTACCCCGGTGCTGTCGGTGGCCGGCACCAGCTTCCCCACCGCCGAGCAGCTGTTCTCCCTGGAGGGCAAGCTCAACGCGGCCACCCCGCGCAAGGCGGAGCGGGCACTCGGCCTGTTCGAGCGGTACGCCGACACCGCCGGTCTCGCCCGCCGCGTCTCCGCCCCGAGCAGCGACCGCGTCACGCCGATGATGTTCGAGCACAAGCTCCTGGAGCAGGCCCGCTCCGACCTGCGCCGCGTGGTGCTGCCCGAGGGCACCGAGGAGCGGGTGCTGCACGCCGCCGAGGTGCTGCTGCGCCGGGGCGTGTGCGAACTGACCCTGCTCGGCCCCGTCGAACTCATCCGCAAGAAGGCCGCCGACCTCGGCATCGACCTCGGCGAGTCCCAGCTGATCGACCCGGCCACCTCCGACCTGCGCGACGCCTTCGCCGAGAAGTACGCGGCCCTGCGCGCCCACCGGGGCGTCACCGTGGAGCTGGCGTACGACGTCGTCTCCGACGTGAACTACTTCGGCACGCTGATGGTGCAGGAGGGCCTCGCCGACGGCATGGTGTCGGGCTCGGTGCACTCCACGGCCGCGACCATCCGTCCGGCCTTCGAGATCATCAAGACCAAGCCGGACGCCGACATCGTCTCGTCGGTGTTCTTCATGTGCCTGGCCGACAAGGTCCTCGTCTACGGCGACTGCGCGGTCAACCCCGACCCGAACGCCGAGCAGCTCGCCGACATCGCCATCCAGTCGGCGAGCACGGCCGGGCAGTTCGGCGTGGAGCCGCGGATCGCCATGTTGTCGTACTCCACCGGTACGTCCGGCTCCGGCGCCGACGTCGACAAGGTCCGCGAGGCCACCGAGATCGTCCGCGCGCGCCGGCCCGACCTGAAGATCGAGGGCCCGATCCAGTACGACGCCGCCGTGGAGCCGTCGGTCGCGGCGACCAAGCTGCCCGGCTCCGAGGTCGCGGGGCAGGCGAGCGTGCTGATCTTCCCCGACCTGAACACCGGCAACAACACCTACAAGGCCGTGCAGCGCTCGGCCGGCGCGATCGCCGTCGGCCCGGTACTCCAGGGCCTGCGCAAGCCGGTCAACGACCTGTCCCGGGGCGCCCTGGTCCAGGACATCGTCAACACGGTCGCCATCACGGCCATCCAGGCCCAGTCCCCCGCCCCGTCCCCGAGCGAGAAGGCAACCGCCCAGTGA
- a CDS encoding PPOX class F420-dependent oxidoreductase, whose product MNGKLSGHIRERLLATNFWHLATVGADGAPQVSPMWADIEGEYVMVNTSIGRVKEENLRRNPYVSLSHHDPGNPYDRAEIRGRVVRFVEGEEAERAMDRLARKYLGEDRYPWLLPGERRVMLLIEPTRVRRVEGVEPFRPGVLPDGAAG is encoded by the coding sequence GTGAACGGCAAGCTCAGTGGGCATATTCGCGAGCGTCTTCTCGCGACGAACTTCTGGCACCTCGCGACGGTGGGTGCGGACGGAGCGCCCCAGGTGTCGCCCATGTGGGCGGACATCGAAGGGGAGTACGTCATGGTCAACACCTCCATCGGGCGGGTGAAGGAGGAGAACCTGCGGCGCAATCCGTACGTTTCGCTGTCCCACCACGACCCCGGGAACCCGTACGACCGGGCGGAGATCCGGGGCAGGGTCGTCCGGTTCGTGGAGGGCGAGGAGGCGGAGCGGGCGATGGACCGGCTCGCGCGGAAATACCTCGGGGAGGACCGGTATCCGTGGCTGCTGCCCGGGGAGCGCCGGGTGATGCTGCTGATCGAGCCGACGCGGGTACGGAGGGTGGAGGGCGTGGAGCCGTTCCGGCCCGGGGTCCTGCCGGACGGGGCGGCCGGCTGA
- a CDS encoding acetate kinase, which translates to MSPTRVLVLNSGSSSVKYQLLDMRDDSRLAVGLVERIGEQTSRLKHTPAGGESRERGGAIADHDAALKAVAEELAKDGLGLDSPELAAIGHRVVHGGKSFTEPTVIDDAVLAEIERLIPVAPLHNPANLTGIRTAQSLRPDLPQVAVFDTAFHTTMPESAARYAIDVETADKHRIRRYGFHGTSHAYVSRATAELLGKDPAETNVIVLHLGNGASASAVRGGRCVDTSMGLTPLEGLVMGTRSGDMDPAVIFHLMRVGGMSADEIDTLLNKKSGLIGLCGDNDMREIRRRVDEGDERAELAFDIYIHRLKKYIGAYYAVLGRVDAVAFTAGVGENAAPVREAALAGLEELGLAVDGERNAVRGDEARLISPEGARVAVAVVPTDEELEIATQTYALVIASGNHT; encoded by the coding sequence GTGAGCCCCACCCGTGTCCTCGTCCTCAACTCCGGCTCGTCGTCAGTGAAGTACCAGCTGCTCGACATGCGCGACGACAGCCGGCTGGCGGTGGGTCTCGTCGAGCGCATCGGCGAGCAGACCTCCCGGCTGAAGCACACCCCGGCCGGCGGCGAGAGCCGGGAGCGCGGCGGGGCGATCGCCGACCACGACGCCGCCCTGAAGGCCGTCGCCGAGGAGCTCGCCAAGGACGGGCTCGGCCTGGACTCGCCCGAACTGGCCGCGATCGGGCACCGGGTGGTGCACGGGGGCAAGTCCTTCACCGAGCCGACCGTGATCGACGACGCCGTCCTCGCCGAGATCGAACGGCTCATCCCGGTGGCCCCGCTGCACAACCCGGCCAACCTCACCGGGATCCGCACGGCGCAGTCCCTGCGCCCGGACCTGCCGCAGGTCGCCGTCTTCGACACCGCCTTCCACACGACGATGCCGGAGTCGGCCGCCCGCTACGCGATCGACGTCGAGACGGCCGACAAGCACCGCATCCGCCGCTACGGCTTCCACGGCACCTCCCACGCCTACGTCTCCCGGGCCACCGCCGAGCTGCTCGGCAAGGACCCCGCCGAGACGAACGTGATCGTGCTGCACCTGGGCAACGGGGCGTCCGCCTCGGCCGTGCGGGGCGGTCGTTGCGTGGACACCTCCATGGGACTGACGCCTTTGGAGGGGCTCGTGATGGGTACGCGCTCGGGAGACATGGACCCGGCCGTCATCTTCCATTTGATGCGTGTTGGTGGAATGTCCGCCGACGAGATCGACACTCTTCTCAACAAGAAGAGCGGTCTGATCGGACTGTGCGGCGACAACGACATGAGGGAGATCCGCCGCCGCGTCGACGAGGGCGACGAGCGGGCGGAGCTGGCGTTCGACATCTACATTCACCGCCTGAAGAAGTACATCGGCGCCTATTACGCCGTACTCGGACGGGTGGACGCGGTGGCCTTCACCGCCGGCGTCGGCGAGAACGCGGCGCCCGTGCGGGAGGCCGCCCTGGCGGGCCTGGAGGAGCTGGGCCTGGCGGTGGACGGCGAGCGCAACGCCGTACGCGGCGACGAGGCGCGGCTGATCTCGCCCGAGGGCGCCCGGGTCGCGGTGGCGGTGGTGCCTACTGACGAGGAATTGGAGATCGCGACACAGACCTACGCGCTGGTAATTGCTTCGGGGAATCACACCTGA
- a CDS encoding helix-turn-helix transcriptional regulator gives MPATPTPPPFNAPAARRLRAALGMTPEHVAYGMRVSYGHPHITPDHVMAWERGAASPSGSELTALAGVLWCAPGELIGRPRTLREHRIARGFAPEDVARAVGHELHAYLRMEETDTWRGTDRQSAALADLLGLGLPDFVTVTGRDAKLGELLRNAVTTRWQAYVRPVAKVVPLDRPFLEDALQGLHQDYQGHMAATLSWGGGGSDAGDAARDFLARIVEHFWTRIQRRPA, from the coding sequence CTGCCCGCCACCCCGACGCCCCCGCCCTTCAACGCCCCCGCCGCCCGCCGCCTGCGCGCGGCCCTCGGCATGACACCCGAGCACGTCGCCTACGGTATGCGCGTCTCGTACGGGCACCCCCACATCACCCCGGACCACGTCATGGCCTGGGAACGCGGGGCCGCGTCCCCTTCCGGCTCCGAACTCACCGCGCTCGCAGGCGTGTTGTGGTGCGCACCCGGCGAACTCATCGGCAGACCGCGCACCCTGCGCGAGCACCGCATCGCCCGCGGCTTCGCCCCCGAGGACGTGGCCCGTGCCGTGGGGCACGAACTCCACGCGTATCTACGGATGGAGGAGACCGACACCTGGCGCGGCACCGACCGCCAGTCTGCGGCCCTCGCCGATCTGCTCGGCCTCGGCCTGCCGGACTTCGTCACCGTCACGGGCCGCGACGCCAAGCTCGGCGAACTGCTGCGCAACGCCGTGACCACCCGCTGGCAGGCCTACGTACGCCCGGTGGCCAAGGTCGTGCCCCTGGACCGGCCGTTCCTGGAGGACGCCCTCCAGGGGCTGCACCAGGACTACCAGGGGCACATGGCCGCCACCCTGAGCTGGGGCGGCGGCGGCAGCGACGCCGGCGACGCCGCTCGTGACTTCCTCGCCCGGATCGTCGAGCACTTCTGGACGAGGATCCAGCGGCGCCCGGCCTAG